The following nucleotide sequence is from Psychroflexus torquis ATCC 700755.
AACTTAAATATGAATACTAATATTAATGGAAATCGATGTTTTCGCTGTAGACAATAAAAACTAATACCAAATTATATTTATAATGCCGTATGAATAAATTGAATTATACTACGACGTAGCTCAGTACAGGTTTTTTGATTGATTGATTGAAATCAAAAAAAACTAGCATAGCCTTAGCTACGGTAATTATTTTTGATGAAAAGCAAGCGAAAAAAGCCTGTGCCGAATTCGTATCGGTAAAACGATTTATGGCGTCATTATAGGTCTAATTTGGTATAACACCATCTAAATGAATAAATTAGTAATATTTGGAACACTATTCCTTCTTTCATTATCCCTTTTTGGACAAATAAGCGCAAAAGATTCAACTGTTCAAGTCATTGGATATTGGTCAAATCAAGAAACACAATCATATGATGTTTCTTATGAGAAATTTAAAATAAAAAGAAAGGATACAATTTCAAGAGAATTAATGAAGTATGAGGTAGATATTAAAATAATTGATTCAACAGAAAATAGCTATACAATTGACTGGTTTTATAAGAACTATTCCATAGATACCGAAAATGAATTGGTTAGAAAATTAACATCAATCGCTAATGATATTTCTGTTAAAATAAAAACAGATGAATATGGGGCATTTATAGAAATTGTCAATTGGGAAGAAGTTAGAGATTATCTAGTAAAGGTGACTGAGAAGCTTAAAGTTGAATTGAAAGAGGTTCCAAATTATAAAGAAATAATTGCTAATGTTATGAGTATATACTCAACAAAGGAATCTATTGAGGCAAATGCAATTAAAGATGCCTTACAGTTTTATCAATTTCACGGCGTAAAATATAATCTTGGAGAGGAATTAGAAGGGGTCTTAGAAACGTCAAATAATTTTGGAGGTAAACCCTTTGAAACACACGTCCGATTCAGTTTGGACGAAATAAATGAGATTGATGGAAATTCAGTATTCAGATCAAATCAAGTTATAAATTCAAAGCAATTAACGGATGCAACCTATAAACAATTAAAAATGCTAGGAACATTTGGCGATAAAATTCCACCAAGAAATGAGTTTCCTTCATTGACCAATGAGACCAATACAGCCTCAAGAATTCATGGAGAAAGCGGATGGATAATATATAGTATTATGACCAAAGAAATAACAGCTGAGGAAACAACTAATATTGAGGAAAGAGTAATTGAAATAAAATAACGGGGCCAAATCAAACCTCCTTAAAGTCATTAACAGTGTTAAGCTAATTTTAAAAGATTATGCTGAAATTCAAAGAAGTCTCAGAAGAAGAATTGGATTTATATGTATATTGATGACAAGCTGTAAACAATTTTTTATGCCAACGTCAATAAAAGGTTTGCAAAAGAAGGAACTTAGTCTTCCGGAAATTAAGAAAGTCAAATAGAATGAAAAAATTAAGATAGAATACATGCATTATAAGACCGAAATTATCATCAACAAACCTAGGCAAGAGATCATCGATGTGTTTGAAAATCCAAGTTTACTTCCGCTTTGGCAGAGAGGGCTCAAACGAAGTCGGCTTCTAAGTGGTAAAAATGGTGAAGAAGGTAGTAAGCGAAAACTGTATATCACCATAGAAGGTCAATCTATAAAAATGACAGAAACAATCATAAAAAAGAATCTACCCGAAGAATGGCATGGGGAATATTCTTCTAAAGGTATTGAGAGCGTTCAAAAAAATTATTTTGAAGACATCAACGAGAATCAAACTAAATGGACCTCTTATAGCGAATTTAAATTTTCAGGCTTTATGAAAGTGATTAGCAAATTGCTGCCTGAAATCTTTAAAAAACGATCTGTTTTAGTCCAAAAAGATTTTAAAGCTTTTATCGAAGACGGTAAGAGTGTGAAAACAAATTGACTATGGCTTGATTTATAATAATAAATAACTTTATTTGTAAAAAATTAAATACCGATGAAACAGATTATTTACATTGCTTTATTGACTTTAAGCTTAAGTGCTTTTTCACAGACTAAAGTAGGCACCATTAATAATGAATACATTTTATCTCAGATGCCCGAGATAAAAGATGTTGAAGAAAAATTAAAAATTTATAGCGCCAAATTGGATAGCACCATTCAACAAAAATACTTAGAATACCAAGAAGTGGTAGCCAACTATAAAGAAGGGGAAAAAGATATGAGCGACCTGATGAAGAAAATGAAGCAGGGAGAAGTTGTCGACTTAGAAGAGAATTTACAAAAACTGCAAGAAAATTCCTCTAAAATGCTTCAAATACAACAGGATGAATATCTGAGACCACTTTATAATAAAATAGGAAAAACAGTAGAAGCTATTGTCATAGAAGATGGGTTTACTCAGATCTTTGATGAAAACAACAGCATCATTTATATCGACCCTAAATTTGACATCACTCTTAAAACCTTGGAGAAAATGGGAATTGAGGTCAAAGACAATCCAGACGTAACCCCTGAATAAGTTTTAGGTTTAAGAATAAAAGGAAAAAGCTCGAAATACTATTTCGAGCTTTTTTTATATAAACATTAATTATCTACTATAATTAGGAGCTTCTTTAGTAATGATGACCCCATGTGGATGACTTTCTGTGATACCAGAACTTGTAATTTGAACAAACTGAGCATTTTCTTTTAAAGCTGAAATATCTTTTGCTCCACAATAGCCCATACCTGCTCTTAATCCGCCAATAAATTGCACCATACTCTCTACCAATTCTCCTTTGTAAGGAACACGGCCTACAATGCCTTCTGGTACTAGCTTTTTGATATCATCTTCAACATCTTGGAAGTATCTATCTTTAGAGCCCTTATGCATAGCTTCTACAGATCCCATTCCTCTATAAGATTTAAACTTTCTACCCTCATAAATGATGGTTTCTCCAGGAGATTCTTTGGTTCCAGCCAGCAACGATCCAAGCATCACGCAATCTGCGCCTCCAGCAATAGCCTTGGGAATATCACCTGTATATCGAATTCCTCCATCTGCAATTACAGGAACACCAGATCCTTTTAAAGCTTCAGAAACTTCCATAACCGCAGATAATTGAGGAGAACCTACTCCAGCAACAATTCGTGTGGTACAAATAGAACCTGGACCAATTCCGACTTTCACGGCATCTGCGCCAGCCTCTACCAAATATCTTGCAGCCTCTGCTGTTGCTATATTTCCAACCACAACATCGAGGTTTGGAAATTCTTTTTTAATGAGTTTCAAAACATCTACCACCCCTTTCGTATGGCCATGTGCTGTATCAATAACAACGGCATCTACACCAGCTTTTACTAAAGCGGTCGCTCTTTCTACAATATCATTGGTCACTCCCAATGCTGCAGCAACCCTCAACCTCCCGTACTGATCCTTATTTGCGAATGGCTTTTGAGTTAATTTTGTTATATCCCTGAAGGTAATAAGACCTACGAGTTCGTTATTTTTATTGATAACTGGAAGTTTTTCAATTTTATGTTTTTGCAAAATAACTTCAGCTTCCTTAAGGGAAGTCCCTTCACTAACTGTGACCAAATTTTTGGTGGTCATGACCTCCTTAATAGGTCTATCGTTTTTTTGTTCAAAACGCAAATCGCGATTGGTAACAATACCTATTAATTTTTTAGAATCGTCTACAATAGGAATACCTCCTATACTGTGCTCTCTCATGCTATCGTTAGCATCTTTCACAGTAGCGGTTATGGGAAGTGTAACAGGATCTATGATCATTCCACTTTCAGCACGCTTCACTCTTCTAACTTTAAGGGCTTGTTGCTCTATGGTCATATTTTTATGAAGAACGCCAATTCCACCTTCTCTTGCAATAGCAATGGCCATTCTAGATTCTGTTACCGTATCCATGGCGGCAGAGACTATTGGAACATTAAGTGATATATTTCTTGTGAATTTGCTTTCGATGCTTACAGTCCTGGGAAGGACGTCTGAGTAAGCAGGAACTAAAAGAACGTCGTCGTAGGTAAAGCCTAATCCTTTTACTTTTGAATGTGTCATTGCAATTAAATTTAATTGCGTGCAAATATAGTTTTTTTGAAATTAAATTACTGAGACTTTAAGGTTTAGTTTTGAGTGTCAAATGTAATACCCTTTATATGTTATAAATTCAGAACCAAATTATAGGGTTTTAACGGCTGAAATTAAAACATAACCTCTCAAGAAGATAGGTTTACCTGAATAGTCAAAGTTTTGGAAGTATGAAATCTCTTATTCACTTTGAAATCTACTTGAACATAGTATACCCTATAATACCAAATTAGACCTATAATGACGTAATAAATCGTTTTACCGAGACGAATTCGGCACAGGCTTTTTTCTCCTGCTTTTCATCAAAAATAATTACCGTAGCTTAGGCTATGCTAGTTATTTTTGATTTCAATCAATCAAAAAACCTGTACTGAGCTACGTCGTAGTATAATTCAATTTATTCATACGGTATTATAAATATAATTTGGTATAACTAACCCGTAAACTTATTCACAGTCAATTTTTTTAATCTAAAATAGAATCGGTTAAAATAATTTCATGACTGGTTAAACCAAATCCAGAATCCCCTAATTCTTGACTTGTAATTGTCCAATCTTCATTATTAACTGGTGAAAAAGTTAAGAGTGGATCAGATAAGTTAGAAGCCTCATAAACTTCAATCTCTTCGAAGGAATCTTCAGGAAGTGGATTAAGCCCAATTACACTATCCTCTAGTATTAGTAAAGAAATATTAGAAGATATAACCGTTGTGGTGTCAATTTCAGAACCTAATTCTTCAGTTTTTTCGAAAATTAGTATCAGGTCTTTAGTTGTTTCGTTATTAATAAAATAGTTTGCTGAACCAGCATAATCAACAACTATTTGACCATCATCATCATTATCACTACAACTTACAGATAATACTAGTATTAGAATCAATAGTAATTTCAAGATTTTATTTTTCATAATTATAGATTTTTTACATTTTAAAGATGTGAAAATTTAGATATAGTTGCGTCAATTTGTTGACAACGTTTAAAATTTATAGTAGAGTGTAAAAAAGATACTAGCTTTTCAGTTTATCAAAAAAACAGAAGAGAGAAATATGCTACGTAAATTTTTCCCAAGTTGAAACTTTGGATAATGATTTTTAAAGTTTAGTTTAGAGAAAGACTTATGATTACTTTTCCTTCTGCCTTTCCTGAAGCTAAGTATTCGTAGGCATCTATTCCATTTTCAAGAGAATAAATAAAATCTACTATGGGTTTTATAGCTCTATCTTCAACCATAGTTGCAATTTCCTTCAGTTGTTTTGCATTAGGTTGCATCCAAGTTAGCTCATAATCAGCGGACTTCTCATCAATTAACTTTGATAATTTTTCGGGTAGTGTATAATTGGTCATACCCATTTGCTTTGCTGTTTCCTCGTCTGGCGGACCTACTATTGTCGTTACTTTTCCACCTTCTTTAATGATTTGAAAAGCATCAAAAGTATAATTGTCTCCTAAAGTGTCGAAAACGATATCCAAATTAGTAGCAACTTCTTTATAATCTTCTGTTTTATAATCGATTACACGGTCGGCGCCCAAAGCTTTAACCCAATCTACATTTTTAGTACTGGTAGTCGTATACACAATAGCTCCTTTTGCCTTTGCATACTGAATGGCAAAACTACCTACACCTCCAGAGCCGGCATGAATTAGGATTCTATCATTTTCCTTAAGACCAACACGCTCTAAAGCTTGGATTGCAGTGAGTCCAACTAATGGTAAACCAGCAGCTTTTTCAAAAGAGATATTATCTGGTTTTTTAGCGACGAAGTCACTATTAATCGCTACAAATTCTGCTACTGTCCCCATTTGTTCTTGCGGGACTCTAGAATAGACTTCATCTCCAATTTCAAAATTATTTACATCTATGCCTTTTTCAACAACTACACCACTCACGTCAAAACTAATTGTACAAGGTAAGTTTAAAGAAATCATACCTTTCAGTTGACCTTCCACTATTTTGTAATCTATAGGGTTTAATCCTGCAGCTTTAACTTCAACTAAAATATCATTCGCCTTTACGGCTGGTTTTTTAATTTTATTGATGGATAATCCATCTTTTATTTCATCATATTTTACTATTTGTAAGGCTTTCATATCTAGTGCTTTTTATTATTAGTAATTTAAGGATTATTTCTGTCACTATGCTTTTCTGAAAGAATATCGCCCCGATTGTTTAAACTATCTCCTAAAAACATAAGGTTTACTGTTTTTTGCCCCTAGGGTTTTGGATCTGTTTTTTGGAGTTGAAGTGGCATCTTTTTTCAGTTCTTTTCTCCTTTCGGAAATTTAATAAGAACTTTCTTTTATAGAATTTCGACGATCAATTTTATGCACTCCATTCACTTTATAAGTGGAGATACAGTATTGGTGTTTTGAAGTAACATCTTACCGATCTGGTCAATTGATAAATCAACATTCTCCCATAAAAACAAGTAAGACAAAATACTGACGGCAGGTCAAGCCTAAATCTCCCAGAAATGGTTTATATGCTTTCGTTATTAAACAGGAACGAATATATAAGAAAGCAGATTTGATTATTTAATTTTCGGAATTTCTCCATGACTGCCATGCACCAGATGACCAAAGTGCCCAGGCTATAAAAACAGGCTGAAAGAAAAGCCTTATCAATCTTGCCTTATCGGAATCTAAAGCTCCAAAAGCATCTTTTCCATCCAGATATTGAGAAATACTTCCAGGGGAAACTAAAATAAAAGGGTCTACTGCGAATTTAATGGAATCATATCCTTAGTAAAAAAAGAGGTATATATTTCCAGAACAACTTTTTGATTTATCATTGGGTTTAAATGATAGTTGGAAATAAGAAGGAATTAAAGCGGATTAAAAAGACCCTAAGTTTTGGAGCTTATAAATATTTAGGTTAACAATTATAAATTCAATCGCCTATCGTCAAGTCGAGTGTTTTTTTCGACTGATAAGAAGAAAAAAATGTATTTCGACAAAAGCTCAGCAGAACTATCGAAACCTAATAGTAAATATAACTAAAAACTTCTCGATAAATTTTTAATTATCTCCTATCGTCGATAAGTAAAAACACCTGCCTGCCGGCGAGGCTGGCTCGAAGTGACCGTATATTTTGGCTTAAATCTTTACCTACTATAACCGCAGTAGAAACAAATAGAAAAAATACCACCAATACTCAGCCAATTTTAGCACTTTCATTTTTCCAAAAAGTTAAGGCAATGTCCAATCCCATTTCTATTATACTTGACAAGATCGCTACCAGATCTTTGCTCAACGGTATCTAATCTGACATTTGTGCCTGAAAGTCGATTCTATTAAAAGTAAGGTGACTAAATCCTGTATAAATCATAAAAATGGCCAATAGAATTCTGAAAATATTTTGTGTCAATGTTGTTGTCACCTGTTTTTTGATGTCAGCATAACTTAGAATTTAAAGACTCTTACCAGTATTGGATTGGTTTAAGTTTAATGGTGTTAATCTTGAAGGTTTTATCTTTAACATTTGCTTTTGCAAATACCGGAATCTTAAAAATGCAGCTATATAACCAATCAATAGTAAGACTAGCAAATGAATGATTTCATTAAGATACAAATGACTTTCGACGCCCATAATAGCGAGTTTCTTTAGAAAAATAAAAAAGGGTTTTAAAGGAATAAGGTTTGAAATAAACTGCAAAAACAATGGCATTTCGCTTACCGACCAAGTAATACCTGTCACTAAAAATACAGGGTATGATGTAAAAGCTATTATTTCCATAGCTCTTGTTTGCGATTTAAAAAAGGAAGAAATAAACCATCCATATACTATAGTAGCCGAAAAGAATATCAACGATACGATTATTAGTATAAAGAAATTCCCTTTTACAGGTAAATCAAAAAATGGATAGACCACCAAATAAGTGAGTAATAAATAAGCAAAATACAGTAGTAAATAGAATCCTGTTTTACCAAGAATGTAATTCAAAAAATTATTTTTACTTTCTTCAAAACCAACCTGCATAAGCCCTTTTTCTCGATCTGACGCTATACTTTCTGCTAAGCCAATTAATAAGGTTTGGTGCAAAATGAGAAATAGCAAGGCTGGCAGTAGAAAGTTTCCGTAATTATTAGTAGGATTATAGACGGCGTGGATTTGAGCCGTTATAGGATTAGCCTTTTGCTCCGCAAACGAAGGATTGATGCCCTTAGACTCAAAGAACTTTTGGCGTGATTCCAAGGCATAGTCTAATGACACCAAGTTCACGGTCTTATTAATATCGTTTGAAGACAAAAACTTTGTATTATTCAATATGAGCCCTATAGGTGAGCTTTCATTCTTCTTTAGTTTTTTCTCAAAACCGCTGGGAATAGTTATAATTCCCTGTACGTCAAATTTGTATAATCCACTTCTAGCTTCTGAAAGATTGGTATAGCTTTTGGTTATAGCTACTTTTTGTGTTGTATTTATTTTATTTAGAAATGCTTTACTACTTCTAGTTTGGTCCAAATCTACTATGCCTACGCTCACGTTCTCTTCATCCTTATTCACGTAGGTGCTGCCAATTAATAAAAAATAGAGCAATGGCGCAGCCAACAAAACCAATAAGATGCTGTAGTCATTAAGTACCAATTCGGCTTCTTTTTTAAATAGACTCCATATTATTTTCAGGCTCATATCACATCGACTTTTTGAGTTAGAAAAACTTTCTTTCTGTTAATAATAAGTCCCGCAGTAATTAGAAGCACCCCTACCAAAAGAAAAAGCATGAGTTTCCAGACCTCTGGCCAAATAAAATGTAAAGGCGTATCTAATTGATAGATCTTAAGAAACCCCGTCAAAAAATGAGTGTAAGGTATGAGCTGGGCATACATGGCGTTGAACCAAGGCATCGCCCAAATTGGAAATGTAAAACCACTAAACACAAATGCGGGAGAATTATACAATATGGCTACATCCAGGGCAATTATCTCATTTGGAATAAGCAATGAAACCCCAAAACCAAGTAAAATATTGACACTCATAAAAAGTAATAATAGAGCCAGTAGATGTCCAATATTTCCATAGATAGGTATTCCAAATACGGGAAATACAATAGCAAATATCAATCCGCATAGTCCAAGTCCATATACCAAAAATGCGAAGTACTTACCCAAAACCATGGTGAGAACGTTTCCATCTGAAGTAGTATATAGTTCTGTGTAGGTTTTTATTTTCCATTCGTTATTAAAAGCCCTCGAAGCAACCATAAAAATGATCATTTGCAATAAGGCTGTTGTGAGTCCGGGTAATAAATAATAGACATAATTGTATTGAGGATTTCCCAATACCTTTGTGTTGATGTCGATGGGAAGGACCGTGCCCATAATTTTGGCAGGATTAATCCCTAATGACGCTATTCTTTTAATCACTGCAGCACCACTAAGTAATTGTGTGACTTCTAGTGCAGATTTGTACACCAGATTTCCAAAAACGATGTTGGTGGAATTGGTGTATATTTTCACCCGTACTGGTATATTTTTAAGTACATCTTTATGAAAATTATTTGGTATGTAAAACACGCCCTGAACCTCATTTTTTACAAAAGCATTTTCAATGGATTCTTCAGATGATAAATAATGGGTTACCTTTAAATTGGGCGATGCTTCCAAAAATCGGATATAGGTGCGGCTTAATGTGCTATTATCATTATCATATACTGCAATGGGAACTTCCCTTAGTGCCCCTTTATAGTAGATGGCCCCCAATAGAAAAAACACAACAACGGGAACAATAATAAATAGATTTCTTGCGGATTTCTGTCTGGCCAATCGCAGCAGCTCCCTTTTAAAAACAAGATATACTGGCCAATTCTTAAACATATCATTTATTTGTAAATCTGTATGGACATACCAGGACGTAGTTCATCGATACGTTCTTGAGGCTTTAGGTGAATCTCAAAGGTTTTAAGCTCGTATTCGCCTTTGGCTTTTACGGGCACCCAAGTGGCAAAATCTGCCATAGGCGAAATGTAACTGACCTTAAAGCTCACTTCCTCGTTACCCAAACCGGGTACTTTTGCCTTGTAAAGGTTATCCATTTGAAAATCTGCTAAATGATTTTCTCTGACGTTGAATATGGCATATATTTTTTCTGGTTTTTGTAGCGTTAAAATAGGATATCCTGCGGCCATGACCTCTCCTTCTTCAGCAATTTGATTACTTATTATTCCTGAAGTGGGTGCAATTATTTGAAGTTCGTCGTAATACGCTTCAACTTCATTAAAAACTTCTTTAGCCCTTTCATAGCCTCCATGAGCTGCTTTAACATCTTCTTTTCTAACTCCGCTTTTGGCCATCTCCCAAATGGATTTTGCAGCATTCATCTGCTCATTGGCCGCATCATATTTAAATTGAAGTTCATCCATTTCCTGTTTAGAAATAATGTCATCAGCATAAAGGGCTTGATATCTTTTATAGGTTATTTCGGCAAAATCAAATTGGCTTTTGGCTACTTGATATTGGTTTTGAAGCGCACTAATTTCCTCTATTCGCGTACCGAATTCTGCCTTATCAACCAAAGAACGGGCGGCTTTTACCATACCTTTAGCTTGGCCTTTTTTTGCATCAAATATATCGGGTTCTAATGTGGCTAATACCTGTCCTTTTTTTACCCTATTTCCTTTTTCTATTAATATAGCATTTACCCTTCCTGGAATTTCAGAGGAGATATTTATTTCGGTAGTCTCTAACATGCCTACATATATTTTTGGTTCAGTACGGTTTGCTCTAATAATGAAATATACAATTGAAAACAGGATGATTAATATCGGAATCGCTAAGGTGATATATGCTTTTTTCATGTTGAAACTTATTTGCCGATGATTGGAATTATTTTTTCTGGTTCTCCTATAGTAGTGTATAGATTGGCGATGGCTCTATAATAACCGTCGAGAGCTACCAATTGGTCTACTTTTGATTTTTCATACAAAAGCGAAGCATCTATAACATCAATGGACTTTCCGAGACCTTCTTCAAAACGTCGCGTATTAATTCTAAGGTTTTCCTTGGCCAAGTCAACTGTTACTATATGACTATTGTACAGTTTTTGCTGATTAAGGGCATTGGTATAATTACTCTTAACAAGCAAATGAATCTGTTGTGTGGCATATTTTTTTGCATTCTTCACTTCGTTTTGTAAATGCTTACTAACTTTTAATTTGTTAAGGTCTTTAAACCCATTAAAAATGTTTAGTTGTGCTTGTACTCCAACTATAAACTTAGGAGGAATAATCGGTAGTTGATCGCGGAACATAGTGTAGGTGCCAAAAGCGGCTATATTCGGCATAAACTTAGATTTCTCGATTTTATGAGCTTGTTTCGCCATGATCTCCTTTTGGTCGATCAGTTCCAAAATAGGTTGCTGGGCATAGGCAGTATTTAAAAGCATATCAAAATCAAGGTAAATATTTTGATATGTAATACTATCCATGACCCTAAATTGTATTGAATCTGGCAAATTCATGGTAGAACGCAGAGCCATTTCTGCCAATTGCATTTTATTTTGGTCATTATTAAGATCTTTCTCCGCATTGGCGACTGCTACTTTAGCCCTCAACAAAACATGTTTGGGAAGAATCTCCAACTGAATGGCTCGTGCTGCCTGTTCCTTATGTTTCACCATTCCATCATACGCCTGCTGGCGTGTTTTAATGACCTGATTTAAAAGCATCACATCAAGGTAACGTTCTATAAGTTCATTGGCAATGCCATCCTTAATCTGTCTTAACTCTATATTGGCAGACTGTAACTCGGCTTTTGCATATTTATTTGACGCAATAATTTTCCCTCCCATGAAGATAGGCTGTGTAGCAGTGATAGCTGCCGTTGGTATTTGTTGGTTGTCGATAATAACATTGTATGACGGAAGTTGCCCTAAAGAGTTTACAATAGTACTATAAGCCGTTTCTGATGTTATGCCATCCAAGCCTATCTGATCGCCATAGGCATCCACAAAAGCAGCACCATATCTGCCGCCCAAATCATCTAACGAACTTTTAAGTTGAGACGTGTTCACCTCCATATTTTCACTCAAATAGGTAAAGCCGCCCAAAAGATTAATCGATGGTAAAAAATTGCCTTTGGCTGCCTTATTCTCATAGATCTTTTGCTGTACGCGCTCGGAATACCGTTTTATTTTCTCATTGTTATTATAGCTTAATTCTAATGCATCAGAGATGTTTATTTCTCGC
It contains:
- a CDS encoding SRPBCC family protein; translation: MHYKTEIIINKPRQEIIDVFENPSLLPLWQRGLKRSRLLSGKNGEEGSKRKLYITIEGQSIKMTETIIKKNLPEEWHGEYSSKGIESVQKNYFEDINENQTKWTSYSEFKFSGFMKVISKLLPEIFKKRSVLVQKDFKAFIEDGKSVKTN
- a CDS encoding OmpH family outer membrane protein, which codes for MKQIIYIALLTLSLSAFSQTKVGTINNEYILSQMPEIKDVEEKLKIYSAKLDSTIQQKYLEYQEVVANYKEGEKDMSDLMKKMKQGEVVDLEENLQKLQENSSKMLQIQQDEYLRPLYNKIGKTVEAIVIEDGFTQIFDENNSIIYIDPKFDITLKTLEKMGIEVKDNPDVTPE
- the guaB gene encoding IMP dehydrogenase; amino-acid sequence: MTHSKVKGLGFTYDDVLLVPAYSDVLPRTVSIESKFTRNISLNVPIVSAAMDTVTESRMAIAIAREGGIGVLHKNMTIEQQALKVRRVKRAESGMIIDPVTLPITATVKDANDSMREHSIGGIPIVDDSKKLIGIVTNRDLRFEQKNDRPIKEVMTTKNLVTVSEGTSLKEAEVILQKHKIEKLPVINKNNELVGLITFRDITKLTQKPFANKDQYGRLRVAAALGVTNDIVERATALVKAGVDAVVIDTAHGHTKGVVDVLKLIKKEFPNLDVVVGNIATAEAARYLVEAGADAVKVGIGPGSICTTRIVAGVGSPQLSAVMEVSEALKGSGVPVIADGGIRYTGDIPKAIAGGADCVMLGSLLAGTKESPGETIIYEGRKFKSYRGMGSVEAMHKGSKDRYFQDVEDDIKKLVPEGIVGRVPYKGELVESMVQFIGGLRAGMGYCGAKDISALKENAQFVQITSSGITESHPHGVIITKEAPNYSR
- a CDS encoding NADP-dependent oxidoreductase, which gives rise to MKALQIVKYDEIKDGLSINKIKKPAVKANDILVEVKAAGLNPIDYKIVEGQLKGMISLNLPCTISFDVSGVVVEKGIDVNNFEIGDEVYSRVPQEQMGTVAEFVAINSDFVAKKPDNISFEKAAGLPLVGLTAIQALERVGLKENDRILIHAGSGGVGSFAIQYAKAKGAIVYTTTSTKNVDWVKALGADRVIDYKTEDYKEVATNLDIVFDTLGDNYTFDAFQIIKEGGKVTTIVGPPDEETAKQMGMTNYTLPEKLSKLIDEKSADYELTWMQPNAKQLKEIATMVEDRAIKPIVDFIYSLENGIDAYEYLASGKAEGKVIISLSLN
- a CDS encoding ABC transporter permease, which gives rise to MSLKIIWSLFKKEAELVLNDYSILLVLLAAPLLYFLLIGSTYVNKDEENVSVGIVDLDQTRSSKAFLNKINTTQKVAITKSYTNLSEARSGLYKFDVQGIITIPSGFEKKLKKNESSPIGLILNNTKFLSSNDINKTVNLVSLDYALESRQKFFESKGINPSFAEQKANPITAQIHAVYNPTNNYGNFLLPALLFLILHQTLLIGLAESIASDREKGLMQVGFEESKNNFLNYILGKTGFYLLLYFAYLLLTYLVVYPFFDLPVKGNFFILIIVSLIFFSATIVYGWFISSFFKSQTRAMEIIAFTSYPVFLVTGITWSVSEMPLFLQFISNLIPLKPFFIFLKKLAIMGVESHLYLNEIIHLLVLLLIGYIAAFLRFRYLQKQMLKIKPSRLTPLNLNQSNTGKSL
- a CDS encoding ABC transporter permease; translated protein: MFKNWPVYLVFKRELLRLARQKSARNLFIIVPVVVFFLLGAIYYKGALREVPIAVYDNDNSTLSRTYIRFLEASPNLKVTHYLSSEESIENAFVKNEVQGVFYIPNNFHKDVLKNIPVRVKIYTNSTNIVFGNLVYKSALEVTQLLSGAAVIKRIASLGINPAKIMGTVLPIDINTKVLGNPQYNYVYYLLPGLTTALLQMIIFMVASRAFNNEWKIKTYTELYTTSDGNVLTMVLGKYFAFLVYGLGLCGLIFAIVFPVFGIPIYGNIGHLLALLLLFMSVNILLGFGVSLLIPNEIIALDVAILYNSPAFVFSGFTFPIWAMPWFNAMYAQLIPYTHFLTGFLKIYQLDTPLHFIWPEVWKLMLFLLVGVLLITAGLIINRKKVFLTQKVDVI
- a CDS encoding HlyD family secretion protein; translated protein: MKKAYITLAIPILIILFSIVYFIIRANRTEPKIYVGMLETTEINISSEIPGRVNAILIEKGNRVKKGQVLATLEPDIFDAKKGQAKGMVKAARSLVDKAEFGTRIEEISALQNQYQVAKSQFDFAEITYKRYQALYADDIISKQEMDELQFKYDAANEQMNAAKSIWEMAKSGVRKEDVKAAHGGYERAKEVFNEVEAYYDELQIIAPTSGIISNQIAEEGEVMAAGYPILTLQKPEKIYAIFNVRENHLADFQMDNLYKAKVPGLGNEEVSFKVSYISPMADFATWVPVKAKGEYELKTFEIHLKPQERIDELRPGMSIQIYK
- a CDS encoding TolC family protein, whose product is METSSKIFMTLVSLVLFTLFAKGQEREINISDALELSYNNNEKIKRYSERVQQKIYENKAAKGNFLPSINLLGGFTYLSENMEVNTSQLKSSLDDLGGRYGAAFVDAYGDQIGLDGITSETAYSTIVNSLGQLPSYNVIIDNQQIPTAAITATQPIFMGGKIIASNKYAKAELQSANIELRQIKDGIANELIERYLDVMLLNQVIKTRQQAYDGMVKHKEQAARAIQLEILPKHVLLRAKVAVANAEKDLNNDQNKMQLAEMALRSTMNLPDSIQFRVMDSITYQNIYLDFDMLLNTAYAQQPILELIDQKEIMAKQAHKIEKSKFMPNIAAFGTYTMFRDQLPIIPPKFIVGVQAQLNIFNGFKDLNKLKVSKHLQNEVKNAKKYATQQIHLLVKSNYTNALNQQKLYNSHIVTVDLAKENLRINTRRFEEGLGKSIDVIDASLLYEKSKVDQLVALDGYYRAIANLYTTIGEPEKIIPIIGK